The sequence below is a genomic window from Coffea arabica cultivar ET-39 chromosome 4c, Coffea Arabica ET-39 HiFi, whole genome shotgun sequence.
GGACCCTCCCTCCATAAATTTCATTCCACACCAAGTCAATTGGATCAGCGGACGGTCCCTGCACATCGACAGATGAATGaataattcaattcaaattcTATACTTGTCAGTTGGGCATCCCAAATAGTTTGCACGGGTGCATGTACCCTGCAGCAGTTgggcatttttaaaaaaaaaaaaaaaaaagtttataaAGTATTCAttggaaataattttttttttttttttcacgttTACATGTTTCGTAGGAAATTCCCTTATTTCGCGTATGCAGTACTGCCCATGTTAATCTCCGAGATTTTTTCAGAcccagtaattttttttttcaacgaaGATAGGAGTACTTTTGaagttgatttttttaaaatttttttgataaaacataTATCAAACTGACTTTCTTGCGGGTCTAAATTAACCATACGGTACTCTTTGTTCATAGAGTAAAATAATTCttaaaatagctataaggtttttttaataatatatacactgtcaTTGTTAGATTTGTGATATGTTTATAAAactataatttaaatttaatttttgcattAATTATCATTTATTCATCTAAAACTGACAGTAGGGATGACAATGGAGATTGAGGATGGGGCAGGACAAGAACTGGGGAAATTTTTCTCTTCCCGTTTTAAATGGGGCGGGGGGGGGGGCGATACCCTCGCCCCGCCTCCCACTTCaatatttaatataaataaatatagtatattatataatctaataataataaatttaaaatatttgacAAACAAACATAACCTTTATttcatatacaatccaaatgagttttttaattttcttgacGTTTTATTTTAACACTTTTCtggctttatttttctttttcattttttccagctctatattttattttatttttaaatttgattttgatcTATTAAATAAAGACTTCtactaaaaaaaatcaaattatcacCCACAAATAAAGTGTGATGGGGCGGGGCGAGAATAGAGGTGGGGGACTGGACGGGGCAACGAGGGCAAAGGCAAGAACAAGGGCGGAGAGAGATTTTTAGCAACAGGGTAGGGGATGGGGAGAGACCCTCTACTCCAAACCCGTCATGTTGCTATCCCTGATTGACAGTGCTGATACTTAGGGGAGGAACAAAAACATTTCCCCTAATTGGcagtatattaaaaaaaaatctcacaTAAAACTTagggttgaaaaaaaaaacatttcaaaCATTTTGTACCCGGTTACCCGTCTCCGATACCAAACTAATTGGCCGTATGCTGGGTTACCCGACCTCCAAACCCCATTCCATAGAACCAAACACCCCCTGTAATTTCATTCGCCGCAACCCTAGAATTTAAAAACCCCGAGTCCTCTTCCTACCGATCCTCCCGGCGGCAACCTGCTGGGAGAGATTTCCGGAAACATGGCGGCAGAGTCCTTGTCTCGCGTTGTGCGCTTAGGTGGGGAATGGCTCTCGTCGTCCTCCGTTTTCGAGTTGGCCAACGGCCTCGCTCGACTAGCTTTGGACTCCTCCGCCATCTCCAAGCTATCCTCGTCCGCCGGACCCGAGGTCTCGTTTTCCATTCCCGATGATTTAACGATTGAAGAGACCCGAGCCTCCGTCCTCGTCCTTTTGAATAACCTCCTTTgcctctcctcctcctccgcctTCGCTATCACCCAGCTTTATGATGTCTTCCTCAACCTGGATGAGTCTGGCCCACGTTCCTACAAGTTTCAAGATGGTGGCGTCCCCCAGCAAAACGATGTTGACTACTACTCCCTTGCCGCTCTCGATGGCATCTCCGCTCTTTTGGACCACGGCTCTTCTGCTCTTGGCCCCGTTGCTGATGCTGTCGCCGCCCTCTCCTGTGAGGCCCTCAGGGCCGACCTTTCCTGTTTCAATCTTACTGACTCTGGGGATGGCTCCTCCGCTAAGGATGACGTCGCTGTCGCCTCCGACTTCAAGGTCTTTTTCAATGGTTCCAAATTGGTCGTCAACAGCAACAACCCTGCTTCTGCTACCCCGGCCATCTCCAGGATACCTGCTGTCTATGGCAATTTTAGGGAAGTATGCCGACTTCTGCACTATAGGACACGTGTCCAGTTGAGCTGTGCAGCTTTCAGAGCTGGCAGTGCCGAAGCCATGTCTACCGCTCTGTCATCTCTGGCTCTGGCTCTTTACAATTTAGCTGATACCAGCTCCTCCCGAGCCAAGCTTCTCCTTGATTCGCTTCCCTCTGACGAATTACGCTCCATTTTGGGAGCTCAGAGGTCCTCCAGCAACATTGATTCCATTAAACAACTCCTCTCTTATTCTCAGGCGGCCCTAATCGACAAGGATTACATTAGGTCTGTGCACCAGATTTATTGCTTGTTGGAGGCTGTCAGGAAGACTGTTTGTTGGGAGGCCACTGTAGCGTTTGTGTCCCTGGAAGGCGGTGGCATAATTGCAGCAGTTACCGAGAGCAAAAATCCACCTCTTAGTGCTCCTACTGGTGCTGATAAGAAAAAGGgtgaaaggagaaaaaaagtTTTGGGGAAAGGATCCTCAGCCTTGATGCAGTTCATCAAGGAAAGCTTGCTGAGTGGGGATGGGGCGGCCAATGAAACCAATTCCATCTCAGCTTCTACTTTATTTGAGAAATGGGCTCaagattttctcttttttttggaCCCCCGTAACTCTAGATTTGAGATTTTACTGGAAAAACTAAAAGATATCGTGGCGAGCAATGAAAGTCGAAGGCTTCCCAAGCTCCCCAAggtatttatttaattatccCTTCATATTCCCCTTCCTTCtgtagctctttttttttttaattccctAAAAATGTTCCAAATCTCATAGGCAATGTAGGAGGTAGGAATTCTCGTTATACTTGCTTAACAATATGCGTCCTTGTTCAGAACATCTGTAAGCTTGCCAACTTGTGTGAACAATATGGAGAAACTTATCATTCATGCTTAATAAACGACCCAACCCATTCTGAGGCATCTGggcatttatatttttaatattttaataaggCCTGACAAATGTTTTTAAGCAACTATTCGTTGGAGGTTATTCCATCTACATCTTACTCTTTCCTGCTAATTTCTGTGGTTTTGGGTTCGGATGATGTGCCAATTATGTGGATATTCTTCCATGCGCTGCTAGACTATTGTCAATGAATTTACCACTTCTCTTCTGGCAGTTGGAATGATTTATAAACTGCTGGTTCTGAGTTATCTTTGTCCTCtgtttcccttttgttttgatATAGGCTAGGATTTCATATTAAGATAGTGTTAAGATCTAATAGTTACATGGCTTTCAAGGTTTTGGTGCCATCTAATATGTTTAGATTGCTCTAGAAATGGTCCTTTTGATGGATCTTAAACACAATAGTGGCACATAGACATGGTCTCTTGAGATTTTTTTGGTATCGTGCTAATAAACCAGGTACCTAACAGGTAGATCTTAAACTTAAAGAGGGAGTTTGAGGTCTTCTGGTTTTTGCTTTGTGAAATTAGGCAAAGCTGGAAATAATATAATCCGTGTGGTCTTGTTTTAGTCTTAATGTTTTCTTTGGTATGCTGTGGTGGGTACATATCTCATCTTGGAATGCTCCTTTATGACTCCTCTTTTTTTGCAGTGAGGTTCATTATTTGACGTGTTATGGCATACGTATCCTTGTTTCAACTCTTTGATAATGCTGTATGTTATGTTGCATCTGCGCTTTCCTTTCCCTGATAAGACTTTCTCACTCGTtgaataataattttttcttaaaaaaaataatgaaatatTATGCCTAAGGTTGGAGGTTTTGTAACAGGGAACGagagattttgcaaaagaaCAGATGACTGTAAGGGAGAAAGCCTTCTCAATTATTGTTGATGTATTTAAGAGGCATGGAGCCACAGCTCTTGATACACCGGCCTTCGAATTGAGAGAAACTCTTATGGGAAAGTATGGCGAAGACTCAAAGTTGATTTATGACCTTTCTGATCAGGTGTGTTATCATTAATTTTCTGTGTCcattttgaggaaaatttcttCAGATGATGATTATTGTTTTGTG
It includes:
- the LOC113739582 gene encoding histidine--tRNA ligase, cytoplasmic-like, whose product is MAAESLSRVVRLGGEWLSSSSVFELANGLARLALDSSAISKLSSSAGPEVSFSIPDDLTIEETRASVLVLLNNLLCLSSSSAFAITQLYDVFLNLDESGPRSYKFQDGGVPQQNDVDYYSLAALDGISALLDHGSSALGPVADAVAALSCEALRADLSCFNLTDSGDGSSAKDDVAVASDFKVFFNGSKLVVNSNNPASATPAISRIPAVYGNFREVCRLLHYRTRVQLSCAAFRAGSAEAMSTALSSLALALYNLADTSSSRAKLLLDSLPSDELRSILGAQRSSSNIDSIKQLLSYSQAALIDKDYIRSVHQIYCLLEAVRKTVCWEATVAFVSLEGGGIIAAVTESKNPPLSAPTGADKKKGERRKKVLGKGSSALMQFIKESLLSGDGAANETNSISASTLFEKWAQDFLFFLDPRNSRFEILLEKLKDIVASNESRRLPKLPKGTRDFAKEQMTVREKAFSIIVDVFKRHGATALDTPAFELRETLMGKYGEDSKLIYDLSDQGGELCSLRYDLTVPFARYVAMNGLTSFKRYQIAKVYRRDNPSKGRFREFYQCDFDIAGQLEKMGPDFEVIKILTELLNELDIGDYEVKLNHRKLLDGMMAICGVPQEKFRTICSSIDKLDKQSFEQIKREMVNEKGLTEEVADAIGTFVKERGPPMELLCKLKRKGSEFLENIESHLALNELEILFKALGKAKCDSKVVFDLSLARGLDYYTGVIFEAVFKGSTQVGSIAAGGRYDNLVGMFGTKQVPAVGISLGIERVFVIMEQLQKDRNETMRPTETEVLVSILGDDLSLGAELASELWDAKVKAEYMLDKRLMKHIGRARDSRIPWMLIVGENELSQGVVKLKDVVAAKDYDIPRSRLVEEVCRRLNK